One Thermodesulfobacteriota bacterium DNA segment encodes these proteins:
- a CDS encoding nucleoside transporter C-terminal domain-containing protein has protein sequence MGIYNLVSFLGIFMLLVVAWAISTNRKNVNFRVVIWAVAIQLVLGAFVFQAPAGTKVFLYVNDIVIKVLDSATAGAEFLFGRLALPPGQKNPQGEESLGFFLAFQGLPTIIFFSSLMSVLYFYNIMPRIIRAFAYVFTRLMRISGAESLSAASNIFVGVESTLTIKPYLARMTRSELCTVLTAGMATVSSNIMAVYVYSLQAEFPTIAGHLVSASILSAPAALAMSKLALPEDAVPETLGTNVEPHYEREDGLFEAIINGAESGVRLIVGIAALLIAVLGLVALLDLFTGGAGGYINELFGISVDWSLKGMLGYLFYPFTLIMGVSLDDAYTVSKIIGERAVLTEVVSYRDLASAMRDGLITDPRSPVLASYALCGFAHVASLAIFVGGLAALAPGRKKDIASVGLRALVAATLACLMTACIAGIFYTGQSAILGASVVSY, from the coding sequence GTGGGCATTTATAATCTCGTCAGTTTCCTTGGCATTTTCATGCTTCTCGTCGTGGCGTGGGCCATTTCGACCAACAGGAAAAACGTCAATTTCAGGGTCGTGATATGGGCCGTAGCGATCCAGCTTGTTTTGGGGGCGTTCGTCTTTCAGGCGCCGGCGGGAACGAAGGTCTTTTTATACGTCAATGACATTGTCATAAAGGTGCTCGATTCGGCCACCGCCGGGGCGGAGTTCCTCTTCGGGAGGCTTGCCCTTCCTCCGGGGCAGAAAAACCCCCAGGGAGAGGAATCACTCGGGTTTTTCCTCGCGTTTCAGGGCCTCCCTACCATTATCTTCTTTTCTTCGCTGATGTCGGTGCTCTATTTTTATAACATCATGCCACGGATAATAAGGGCGTTCGCCTACGTTTTCACGAGGCTTATGCGTATATCGGGGGCCGAATCGCTGAGCGCGGCGTCGAACATCTTCGTCGGCGTGGAGTCCACGCTCACCATAAAGCCCTACCTCGCCCGCATGACGCGCTCGGAGCTATGCACGGTCCTTACTGCCGGGATGGCGACGGTGTCGTCCAATATAATGGCCGTCTACGTCTACAGCCTCCAGGCGGAGTTCCCGACCATAGCCGGGCACCTCGTATCGGCGTCCATACTCTCCGCCCCGGCCGCGCTCGCCATGTCGAAGCTCGCACTGCCGGAGGACGCCGTCCCCGAGACGCTCGGCACGAACGTCGAGCCCCACTACGAAAGGGAGGACGGGCTCTTCGAGGCCATAATCAACGGGGCCGAGAGCGGCGTCAGGCTAATAGTCGGCATCGCCGCCCTTTTGATCGCCGTACTCGGCCTCGTGGCGCTCCTCGACCTTTTTACGGGCGGCGCGGGGGGATATATAAACGAGCTCTTCGGCATAAGCGTGGACTGGTCGCTAAAGGGGATGCTCGGCTACCTCTTTTATCCCTTCACGCTTATCATGGGCGTGTCGCTGGACGACGCCTACACGGTCTCGAAGATCATCGGCGAGCGCGCGGTGCTGACGGAGGTCGTCTCGTACCGGGACCTCGCCTCCGCCATGAGGGACGGGCTGATAACGGACCCCCGCTCGCCCGTTCTCGCCTCCTATGCCCTCTGCGGCTTCGCCCACGTGGCCTCGCTGGCAATATTCGTGGGCGGGCTCGCGGCCCTCGCTCCCGGGAGGAAAAAGGACATAGCCTCGGTCGGCCTGAGGGCGCTCGTCGCTGCAACCCTCGCCTGCCTCATGACGGCGTGCATCGCGGGGATTTTTTACACGGGTCAATCCGCTATCCTCGGAGCCTCCGTAGTTTCATATTAG
- a CDS encoding sigma-70 family RNA polymerase sigma factor, translating into MQRGPSFEAIPTGLGHDSHGFLDDGYYDEGGGDYGFIEDAEAEESAAGDEADTREENPYEHNQKLRLVTAYFKEVGMESLMSAGEEIRNAAKIKECGAERLRIEKKIGEILGRKTSRDSGELLSEALELIEGDADTPDLYKLRRLVCLYNVYNAAEARLKGRFVKANLRLVASLAKKYTGRGVPFLDLIQEGNLGLMKAVDRYDHTRGYRFSTYACWWINQAMIRGIFNQNRTVKIPAYVLERAGKVWSERAKFVEEKGREPLPAEIAPAVEMSAENVKQVLESATTRNTVRLDSPVWNGNRATFADYIADEESMPVDSLIAEFSIPECVGHALHVLEAREREILKMRFGIGYEGRLTLDEIGKKFNLTRERIRQIEKRALSAIRNSSSAPALRSLIEQN; encoded by the coding sequence ATGCAGAGAGGACCCTCGTTCGAAGCGATACCAACCGGGCTCGGCCACGACTCTCACGGCTTTCTCGACGACGGCTACTATGACGAAGGGGGCGGGGATTACGGTTTTATCGAAGACGCCGAAGCGGAAGAGAGCGCGGCCGGGGATGAAGCCGATACCCGGGAGGAAAACCCCTACGAGCACAACCAAAAGCTAAGGCTCGTAACCGCCTATTTTAAGGAAGTCGGGATGGAATCCCTCATGAGCGCCGGGGAGGAAATCAGAAACGCGGCGAAGATAAAAGAGTGCGGGGCCGAGAGACTTCGTATCGAAAAGAAGATAGGGGAGATATTGGGGAGGAAAACCAGCCGGGATTCGGGAGAGCTCCTCTCGGAAGCGCTGGAATTGATAGAAGGGGATGCGGACACTCCGGACCTGTATAAACTTAGAAGGCTCGTCTGTCTTTACAACGTTTATAACGCCGCCGAGGCGCGGCTCAAAGGGAGGTTCGTCAAGGCTAACCTCCGGCTCGTCGCAAGCCTCGCCAAGAAGTACACCGGAAGGGGCGTACCGTTTTTAGACCTGATCCAGGAGGGGAACCTCGGCCTCATGAAGGCGGTGGACAGGTACGACCACACGCGGGGATACAGGTTCTCGACATACGCCTGCTGGTGGATAAACCAGGCCATGATAAGGGGCATATTCAACCAGAACAGGACGGTCAAGATACCGGCGTACGTACTCGAAAGGGCGGGGAAGGTGTGGTCCGAGCGCGCGAAATTCGTGGAAGAAAAAGGAAGGGAGCCGCTCCCGGCCGAGATAGCCCCCGCGGTCGAGATGAGCGCCGAGAACGTGAAGCAGGTGCTCGAGTCTGCGACGACCAGAAACACAGTCAGGCTCGACTCCCCCGTCTGGAACGGGAACAGGGCTACCTTCGCGGACTACATCGCCGACGAGGAGAGCATGCCGGTCGATTCGCTGATAGCCGAGTTCTCGATTCCCGAATGCGTGGGGCATGCGCTTCATGTGCTCGAAGCGAGGGAGAGGGAGATACTGAAAATGAGGTTCGGCATAGGGTACGAGGGCCGTCTCACGCTCGACGAGATAGGAAAGAAGTTCAACCTGACGAGGGAGAGGATAAGGCAGATCGAAAAGAGGGCCCTTTCGGCCATAAGGAATTCGAGCTCCGCCCCCGCTCTCAGGAGCCTTATAGAGCAAAACTGA